In the genome of Paenibacillus pabuli, one region contains:
- a CDS encoding S-layer homology domain-containing protein, with amino-acid sequence MKLITRKMATFLTITALSTAAFPLTTNHVQAATYASNVADTATQLTDLQIEAAIKELNSLGIMNGYADQSMGEHRAITRAELASLVFKTFNLEGKKGERVELTDVNPDAWYAPYASKLVELGIMQANNGQFHAQSQVTDTELEQVVSKAMQRDVKSVHHWMSTFYSESGSTTRGETAVLLHTAHQAIPSEQAQIQSVRSLNAITLIVTFDKPLTAADEVFAKAQTDFALSGGLTLTNMPRLKTGSIATYIVPTSVQHAGEVYNLTYKGQDAGTFEGSGTKLNMTTASQITNDTFEIEALQENGVVDYGYIISAYSGGRGANAFVLNDQEQAGSKTYQIISSMQARQVVITPEGGEPIVAKYVPFTQSTDGKQEPKFRLPEGQTLQTGVTYTVSSDWANINNASFTARLFDSLEVASAQAVSETSIEVTLAQDPGDELFSGRSVTLTSPNSDVLTATYKYSSKKGATGIFDLVNDGKLIPGATYTVSPVGNWSVASSVTVTL; translated from the coding sequence ATGAAATTGATAACCCGAAAAATGGCTACATTTTTAACGATAACTGCATTAAGCACAGCAGCATTCCCGCTAACGACCAATCACGTACAAGCAGCTACATACGCTTCTAACGTTGCAGATACAGCGACACAGCTTACCGACCTGCAGATTGAGGCTGCTATCAAGGAATTGAACAGCTTGGGGATCATGAATGGGTATGCCGATCAATCGATGGGTGAGCATAGAGCCATTACCCGCGCGGAATTAGCATCATTGGTGTTCAAAACGTTTAATCTGGAGGGCAAAAAGGGAGAACGCGTAGAATTAACAGACGTCAATCCTGACGCATGGTATGCGCCGTATGCATCAAAGCTCGTTGAACTTGGCATTATGCAGGCAAACAACGGACAATTTCATGCGCAAAGTCAAGTGACGGATACAGAACTGGAACAAGTCGTATCCAAAGCGATGCAGCGTGACGTGAAATCCGTTCATCATTGGATGAGTACGTTCTACTCCGAAAGCGGTTCAACCACGCGTGGCGAAACAGCGGTGTTGTTGCATACGGCCCACCAGGCAATTCCTTCGGAGCAGGCTCAAATCCAGAGCGTTAGATCGCTGAATGCGATTACGTTAATTGTCACGTTCGATAAGCCGCTGACAGCAGCGGATGAAGTATTTGCCAAGGCCCAAACCGATTTTGCGCTTAGTGGCGGGTTGACGTTGACCAACATGCCTCGTCTGAAAACAGGGTCCATCGCGACCTACATCGTTCCAACTTCTGTTCAACATGCAGGTGAAGTATACAACCTGACTTATAAAGGCCAAGATGCGGGTACCTTTGAAGGCAGTGGCACGAAATTAAACATGACAACTGCTAGTCAAATAACGAATGATACGTTCGAGATTGAAGCGTTACAAGAGAACGGTGTAGTGGATTACGGTTATATCATTTCGGCCTACAGCGGTGGTCGAGGGGCCAATGCGTTTGTGTTGAATGACCAAGAACAAGCAGGAAGCAAAACGTATCAAATTATCTCCTCCATGCAGGCAAGACAAGTCGTGATTACACCAGAAGGTGGGGAGCCCATCGTTGCCAAATATGTTCCGTTCACGCAATCGACAGATGGCAAACAAGAACCGAAGTTCCGTTTACCTGAAGGACAAACATTGCAAACCGGTGTGACATATACGGTTTCTTCTGACTGGGCGAACATCAATAACGCTTCATTCACCGCAAGGTTGTTTGATTCGTTGGAGGTGGCGAGTGCCCAAGCTGTGAGTGAAACTTCAATTGAAGTGACGCTGGCGCAAGATCCTGGGGATGAACTGTTCTCCGGTCGAAGTGTAACATTGACATCACCTAACAGTGACGTTCTGACAGCGACATATAAATATTCAAGCAAGAAAGGCGCCACGGGCATATTCGACCTTGTTAATGATGGCAAGTTAATCCCAGGCGCCACCTATACGGTAAGTCCAGTTGGCAATTGGAGTGTCGCTTCTTCGGTAACGGTGACACTGTAG
- a CDS encoding sensor histidine kinase, whose translation MSIRIKMLLSFTGMLVISLLFILLTASLYTIAATGDLQGFRDIYKVHYQVNPLTEQGEAIFQEMKFLAKNDPDELQNKVLLREYDMKLRAEKSGLYIRRESSQIFESLTFNQPELKQALPAYDLNNYQIRSTFNIGERFYAYAKFDFQYSDGERGSIFVIRERSPFAELTRKLLPVMSLLLIGVLIIANLLLFRWITRSFIKPLNQLRSSAEHIKDGNLSFKLQVSSNDEVGQLSEAFESMRNQLQRSNELRQQDEANRRELISNISHDLRTPITNIKGYIEGIRDGVANTPEKMETYVNIIHSKAVSMDKLVDELFLYSKLDLNQEPFLFKVVDLVDFLEDSIEELRYDLEDKGVALDWDNRVSGPVMASVDLDKLKRTVVNIVDNALKYMENEPKRFGITLQADEEWITIAFKDNGSGIPKEALPYIFERFYRAEQSRNSSTGGSGLGLAIARQIIDGHGGYIWAESKPGDGTIIYIKLKRLNEEEGLMGNDKHFDY comes from the coding sequence ATGTCCATTCGAATAAAAATGTTGCTGTCCTTCACGGGAATGCTCGTCATAAGTCTGCTGTTCATCCTGCTTACGGCGAGTCTGTATACGATTGCTGCAACAGGCGATCTGCAGGGGTTTCGTGATATTTACAAAGTACATTATCAGGTCAACCCCCTTACGGAACAGGGAGAAGCGATCTTTCAAGAGATGAAGTTTCTGGCCAAAAATGATCCGGATGAGCTGCAGAACAAGGTTTTGCTGCGCGAGTACGACATGAAGCTTCGAGCCGAGAAGTCGGGGCTCTACATCAGACGTGAGAGTAGCCAGATCTTCGAATCGCTGACCTTCAACCAGCCAGAACTGAAGCAAGCACTGCCTGCCTATGATCTTAACAATTATCAGATTCGAAGCACCTTCAACATCGGTGAGCGATTCTATGCATATGCAAAATTTGATTTTCAATATTCTGATGGGGAACGGGGGAGTATCTTCGTCATTCGTGAGAGAAGTCCTTTCGCTGAACTTACTCGCAAGTTGTTGCCTGTGATGTCACTCCTGCTCATCGGTGTCCTCATCATCGCGAACCTGCTCTTATTCCGCTGGATCACTCGCAGCTTTATTAAGCCATTGAATCAACTTCGGAGTTCAGCCGAACATATTAAGGATGGGAATCTGTCCTTCAAGCTTCAAGTCAGCTCCAATGATGAGGTTGGACAACTCAGCGAAGCGTTTGAGAGCATGCGAAATCAATTGCAGCGCTCCAATGAGTTACGTCAGCAGGACGAAGCGAATCGCAGAGAGCTCATCTCCAACATTTCGCATGACCTCCGCACGCCGATCACCAATATTAAAGGTTATATTGAGGGGATTCGTGATGGAGTGGCCAATACTCCGGAAAAAATGGAGACGTACGTCAATATCATTCACTCCAAAGCAGTTAGCATGGATAAGTTGGTGGATGAACTATTTTTGTATTCAAAGCTTGATCTGAATCAGGAACCCTTCCTGTTCAAAGTGGTAGATCTTGTTGATTTTCTGGAAGACAGCATTGAAGAACTAAGGTACGATCTGGAGGATAAAGGGGTAGCTTTGGATTGGGATAATCGGGTATCTGGTCCGGTCATGGCTTCGGTAGATCTGGATAAATTAAAACGCACCGTTGTCAATATAGTGGATAATGCACTCAAATATATGGAGAATGAACCAAAACGATTCGGGATTACACTTCAAGCAGATGAAGAATGGATTACGATAGCCTTTAAGGATAATGGCAGTGGAATACCGAAAGAGGCGCTGCCTTATATATTTGAACGCTTTTATCGCGCAGAGCAATCTCGCAATTCCTCAACAGGCGGAAGTGGATTGGGGCTGGCCATTGCCCGTCAAATCATCGATGGACACGGAGGCTACATTTGGGCGGAGAGTAAACCCGGTGACGGCACGATCATTTATATCAAACTAAAACGGCTAAATGAAGAGGAGGGACTAATGGGTAATGACAAACATTTTGATTATTGA
- a CDS encoding cyclase family protein yields the protein MSNELIQAIQLLKEKKWVDLTHTFGPESPHFSAFDAASFDTLFNHDQGFFAQSFRFPGQYGTHLDAPIHFVRDTRYLDELGLKELVLPLVVIDQSEAVESNPDFTLDVEHILEFEKEHGVIEPGSFVALRTDWSKRWPSHEAFDNKDAEGNSHAPGWSVSALMFLFEERKIQAIGHETFDTDSAVDYQKNGSLLAEYYVLAQDTYQVELLTNLDQVPAKGAVIFNIVPKAEKASGFPVRSFAILP from the coding sequence ATGTCCAATGAGCTCATTCAGGCAATTCAATTATTAAAAGAAAAGAAGTGGGTGGATCTGACCCATACGTTTGGACCGGAATCCCCACATTTCTCAGCTTTTGATGCGGCATCATTCGATACATTGTTTAATCACGATCAAGGTTTCTTTGCCCAGAGTTTCAGGTTTCCGGGTCAATATGGTACGCATCTGGATGCGCCGATCCACTTTGTGCGTGATACCCGGTATCTCGATGAACTGGGCTTGAAGGAGCTTGTGCTACCGCTGGTTGTCATTGATCAATCTGAGGCTGTAGAGAGCAATCCGGATTTCACGCTCGATGTCGAGCATATTCTTGAGTTTGAAAAAGAGCATGGTGTTATCGAACCTGGCAGCTTTGTTGCACTGCGTACCGATTGGAGCAAACGCTGGCCCAGTCATGAAGCATTCGACAACAAGGATGCTGAGGGCAACAGTCATGCACCCGGATGGTCGGTCAGTGCGCTAATGTTTTTATTCGAAGAAAGAAAAATACAGGCGATTGGCCATGAAACCTTCGACACCGATTCAGCTGTGGATTATCAAAAGAACGGATCACTTCTGGCAGAGTATTATGTACTTGCCCAAGATACATACCAGGTAGAGCTGTTAACAAATCTGGATCAGGTACCGGCCAAAGGTGCGGTGATCTTCAACATCGTACCCAAGGCGGAAAAGGCGTCCGGCTTTCCAGTGCGTTCATTTGCCATTTTACCGTAA
- a CDS encoding response regulator transcription factor has product MTNILIIEDETTIAELERDYFELNGFSVELCHNGDEGLKLALEGNYNLIIVDLMLPGLDGFECCRRIREVKEVPILVVSAKKEEIDKIRTFNLGVDDFITKPFSPSELVARAKAHLTRYERLLGKSKPAEQDEIHIRGLHIDKGARRVFANGEEVAITTKEFDLLVFLASHPNRVFSKSDLFERIWSMDSSGDIATVTVHIRKLRGKLEADPKNPEYIETVWGAGYRFTV; this is encoded by the coding sequence ATGACAAACATTTTGATTATTGAGGACGAAACAACGATAGCGGAATTGGAACGGGACTATTTTGAACTCAACGGGTTTTCTGTGGAGCTCTGCCATAACGGGGATGAAGGGCTAAAGCTTGCTCTGGAAGGGAATTACAATCTGATTATTGTTGATCTTATGCTTCCGGGACTGGATGGCTTCGAATGTTGCAGGCGCATTCGCGAGGTGAAGGAGGTGCCTATCCTTGTCGTCTCTGCGAAGAAAGAGGAGATCGATAAGATTAGAACGTTCAATTTGGGTGTTGATGATTTTATTACTAAGCCGTTCAGCCCAAGTGAGTTGGTTGCAAGAGCGAAGGCTCATTTGACCCGATATGAGAGACTGCTTGGCAAAAGCAAACCAGCCGAACAGGACGAAATCCATATTCGCGGGCTTCATATCGACAAGGGAGCACGCCGCGTTTTTGCTAATGGTGAAGAGGTAGCCATTACAACCAAGGAATTCGATCTGCTCGTATTTCTTGCGAGTCATCCCAACCGTGTATTCAGCAAATCTGATCTGTTCGAGCGGATCTGGAGCATGGATTCCAGCGGAGATATTGCGACGGTTACCGTCCATATTCGCAAACTGCGTGGGAAGCTGGAGGCAGATCCCAAAAATCCGGAGTATATTGAAACTGTCTGGGGTGCGGGTTACCGGTTCACCGTATAA